One part of the Vogesella sp. LIG4 genome encodes these proteins:
- a CDS encoding nicotinate phosphoribosyltransferase, with the protein MNAPTRREVLEKNNLVPFNLADFYKTGHPSMYPAATTKLVANFTPRSAKYAPVLKELFDDKVVWFGLQGFIQEFLIDLFGKEFFRKPKGQAVRKYQRRMDTALGPGAVAASRLEALHELGYLPLEIRSLPEGSRVDIKVPPVIFINTHPDFPWVATYFETLFSCETWKPSTVATIAFEFRKLLDYFAQLTGTAPEFVGWQGHDFSMRGMSGVHDAMRCGAGHLLSFTGTDTIPALDYLEDFYGADADNELVGGSIPASEHSVMALRILLTLQRLRRDPANTALNEPALRRKAELAVVREFVTQDYPAGMVSIVSDTFDFWNVITVIARELKADILARKPDALGNAKVVFRPDSGDPVKILTGYTADELQCEAGQPLVDDAGRYIVKATGERITEAERKGAVECLWEIYGETTTSQGFKLLDAHVGLIYGDSITLPRARDILLRLAAKGFASGNVVFGIGSFVYGMNSRDTFGYALKAIYAEVDGEAVDIYKDPATDDGTKKSAKGMVRVEREGDCFVLYEQQTPEQAEGGALVPVFRDGELLVRQSLADIRERLQSSWHCPEVGSIRWHSQG; encoded by the coding sequence ATGAACGCCCCAACTCGCCGTGAAGTGCTCGAAAAGAACAATCTGGTTCCGTTCAACCTGGCTGACTTCTACAAGACCGGCCACCCATCCATGTACCCGGCTGCCACCACCAAGCTGGTGGCCAACTTCACGCCCCGCTCGGCCAAGTACGCACCAGTGCTGAAGGAGCTGTTTGACGACAAGGTAGTCTGGTTCGGTCTGCAGGGTTTCATCCAGGAATTCCTGATCGACCTCTTCGGCAAGGAGTTCTTCCGCAAGCCGAAGGGACAGGCCGTCCGTAAATACCAGCGCCGTATGGATACCGCGCTCGGCCCTGGCGCCGTGGCCGCCTCCCGCCTGGAAGCACTGCACGAACTCGGCTACCTGCCGCTGGAGATTCGCTCGCTGCCGGAAGGCTCGCGGGTGGATATCAAGGTGCCGCCGGTCATCTTCATCAACACGCATCCGGATTTTCCGTGGGTGGCGACCTATTTTGAAACCCTGTTCAGCTGCGAAACGTGGAAGCCCTCGACGGTGGCCACCATCGCCTTCGAGTTCCGCAAGCTGCTGGACTATTTCGCCCAGCTCACCGGGACGGCGCCGGAATTCGTCGGCTGGCAGGGACACGACTTCTCGATGCGCGGCATGAGCGGAGTGCACGACGCGATGCGCTGCGGCGCCGGCCACCTGCTGTCGTTCACCGGTACCGACACTATCCCGGCACTCGACTACCTGGAGGATTTCTACGGTGCCGATGCCGACAACGAGCTGGTAGGCGGTTCTATCCCGGCTTCCGAGCACAGCGTGATGGCACTGCGCATTCTGCTGACGCTGCAGCGCCTGCGCCGCGATCCAGCCAATACCGCCCTGAATGAGCCAGCGCTGCGCCGCAAGGCGGAACTGGCGGTGGTTCGCGAGTTCGTCACCCAAGACTACCCGGCAGGGATGGTCTCCATCGTCAGCGACACTTTCGATTTCTGGAACGTCATCACCGTGATCGCCAGGGAGCTGAAGGCGGACATCCTGGCGCGCAAGCCGGATGCGCTGGGCAATGCCAAGGTGGTGTTCCGCCCCGACTCGGGCGACCCGGTGAAGATCCTGACCGGCTACACTGCTGACGAACTGCAGTGCGAGGCCGGCCAGCCGCTGGTGGACGATGCTGGCCGCTACATCGTCAAGGCGACGGGCGAGCGGATCACCGAGGCCGAGCGCAAGGGCGCGGTGGAGTGCTTGTGGGAAATCTACGGCGAAACCACGACGAGCCAAGGCTTCAAGCTGCTCGATGCCCATGTCGGTCTGATCTATGGAGACTCGATCACCCTGCCGCGCGCCCGCGACATCCTGCTACGCCTGGCTGCCAAGGGGTTTGCCTCCGGCAATGTGGTGTTTGGCATTGGCAGCTTCGTCTACGGCATGAACTCCCGCGATACCTTTGGCTATGCGCTGAAGGCTATCTATGCCGAAGTGGATGGCGAGGCGGTGGACATCTACAAGGATCCGGCCACGGACGATGGCACCAAAAAGTCCGCCAAGGGCATGGTACGGGTTGAGCGGGAAGGTGACTGCTTCGTATTGTATGAGCAGCAAACGCCGGAGCAAGCTGAAGGCGGTGCGCTGGTGCCGGTATTCCGGGATGGCGAGCTACTGGTGAGGCAGTCGCTGGCTGACATCCGGGAACGTCTGCAGTCATCCTGGCACTGCCCAGAGGTTGGCAGTATCCGTTGGCACAGCCAAGGCTAA
- a CDS encoding 3'-5' exoribonuclease, protein MLVFVDCEFTDFIQIELISIGLVAENGREFYAERNDYRREDCSDFVRAYVLPLLGRMENASCSAQELTARLHSWFAAFDQQVTLVFDYAADWDLLADALQGDAGLPFPDNLGEKWLLTPEVMRTEVFQRALAAAYGAERSPHHALADAHALRSGFVSWRLATLPHS, encoded by the coding sequence AGCTGATTTCGATCGGCCTGGTGGCTGAGAATGGCCGTGAGTTCTATGCCGAGCGGAATGACTATCGTCGTGAAGATTGCAGTGACTTCGTTCGCGCCTACGTCCTTCCCCTGTTAGGTCGCATGGAGAATGCGAGCTGCTCCGCCCAGGAGCTGACAGCCAGGCTGCACAGCTGGTTTGCCGCCTTCGACCAGCAGGTTACGTTGGTGTTCGATTACGCCGCTGATTGGGACCTGCTCGCTGATGCCCTGCAAGGTGACGCAGGCCTGCCATTTCCCGATAATCTGGGCGAGAAATGGCTGTTGACACCCGAGGTGATGAGGACGGAGGTTTTCCAGCGCGCATTGGCTGCGGCTTACGGAGCAGAGCGATCCCCACATCATGCCTTGGCAGATGCACATGCATTACGATCCGGGTTCGTGTCATGGAGGCTGGCCACTTTGCCGCACTCTTAG
- a CDS encoding OsmC family protein: MAPTVKATLQETPYIVSFTDDLGHSWTADEPLEAGGGNTAPTPERLILASLGACTAITLKMVAARRQLPLTGIQVELQLNPDGKPESGNNIVRRIALQGDLNEEQQAQLLKVANSCPMHKLLSGEIYIQTELSPQRG; the protein is encoded by the coding sequence ATGGCACCAACTGTCAAAGCCACACTGCAAGAGACGCCTTATATCGTCTCGTTCACCGATGATCTCGGCCACAGCTGGACAGCTGACGAACCGCTGGAGGCAGGTGGCGGCAACACGGCACCAACGCCAGAACGCCTGATTCTGGCCAGCCTTGGCGCCTGCACGGCAATTACCCTGAAGATGGTTGCCGCTCGTCGGCAATTGCCACTGACAGGCATCCAGGTGGAATTGCAGCTCAACCCGGACGGCAAGCCGGAGAGCGGCAACAACATCGTTCGCCGGATTGCCCTGCAGGGCGACTTGAACGAGGAACAGCAGGCGCAACTACTGAAGGTGGCCAACAGCTGCCCTATGCACAAGCTGCTAAGTGGTGAGATTTATATCCAGACGGAACTCAGCCCCCAGCGTGGCTGA
- a CDS encoding competence protein CoiA has protein sequence MPLRCIDDLGNSIQSFSLDDQQWAALQRENALRRHLRMACCDTPAVLKTSKLGMRFFAHAKRGECTSAPESEHHLTLKAIAASAIQACGWNVATEVPGETPAGEKWIADVLATRGNARVAVEIQWSGQTADETMRRQERYHQSGVRALWLLRQPGFPVTEKLPAACVHLDDETGVYRAMLPRHESMNSSDRKYPRLWHQVMPVGEFIHAAFRRRFTFGKIQQGESVTIQVMGVWVKCWDCEEWTRLITDINFLREDKIYTFSIDDIGPNLANLIGLDRLRHKKVGAIKSRYSKTEKEIYLSNGCIKCDALQDRYSVWKRKHKAEIIFEVDMLVDARMKALINGYYFPHWNVSDDGQRR, from the coding sequence ATGCCCCTACGTTGCATTGATGACCTCGGTAACAGCATCCAATCGTTCAGTCTGGATGATCAACAGTGGGCGGCTCTGCAACGCGAGAACGCCCTGCGCCGTCACCTTCGCATGGCTTGCTGTGATACGCCTGCTGTGCTCAAAACCTCCAAGCTCGGCATGCGGTTTTTTGCCCACGCTAAACGGGGTGAGTGCACCTCAGCGCCGGAATCCGAACATCACCTGACCCTCAAGGCGATTGCGGCCAGCGCCATACAGGCATGTGGCTGGAATGTGGCCACGGAAGTTCCAGGGGAGACGCCAGCCGGTGAAAAATGGATTGCGGACGTGCTGGCCACTCGCGGCAACGCCCGTGTGGCTGTTGAAATCCAGTGGTCTGGCCAGACAGCAGACGAAACCATGCGTCGGCAAGAACGTTACCACCAGTCTGGCGTCCGGGCACTGTGGCTTCTGCGCCAGCCGGGATTTCCCGTGACTGAAAAACTGCCTGCGGCTTGCGTTCACCTGGACGATGAAACAGGCGTATACCGGGCAATGTTGCCCCGCCATGAGTCGATGAATTCCAGTGACCGGAAATATCCCCGACTGTGGCATCAAGTCATGCCCGTTGGTGAATTCATTCACGCGGCGTTCAGGCGTCGTTTCACGTTCGGGAAGATACAGCAAGGCGAGTCGGTAACGATTCAGGTCATGGGCGTGTGGGTGAAGTGTTGGGACTGCGAGGAGTGGACAAGGCTCATCACTGATATTAACTTCCTCAGAGAGGACAAAATTTATACGTTCTCTATTGATGATATTGGCCCAAACTTAGCAAACCTCATTGGCCTAGATCGGTTACGCCACAAGAAAGTTGGCGCAATAAAATCGCGCTACAGCAAAACAGAAAAAGAGATCTACCTTTCCAATGGCTGTATCAAATGCGATGCACTGCAAGATCGGTATTCTGTCTGGAAGCGGAAACATAAAGCTGAAATAATTTTTGAGGTTGATATGCTGGTTGATGCCAGAATGAAGGCATTAATAAACGGGTATTACTTCCCGCATTGGAATGTATCTGACGATGGCCAAAGACGATAA
- a CDS encoding FMN-dependent NADH-azoreductase — protein MQKLLQLKTSLFADQGQSSQLSDAFVEAWQASRPGSEVTIRDFAAEAVPHLDGAGFQAFLSKPGERTDQQQAKVAYSDALIAELQAADVLVIGLPMYNLGVPSMLKAWMDHVARAGITFRYTANGPEGLLANKKVYVFATRGGRYAGTSFDTQTDFVRNFLGFIGITEVEFVYAEGLNMGAESKAAGLAIAHAELSRIAS, from the coding sequence ATGCAAAAACTGCTGCAACTCAAGACCAGCCTCTTTGCCGATCAGGGGCAATCCAGCCAGTTATCCGATGCCTTTGTCGAGGCCTGGCAAGCCAGCCGGCCCGGATCGGAAGTAACCATCCGCGACTTCGCCGCCGAAGCGGTACCACACCTGGACGGCGCGGGCTTCCAGGCCTTCCTGAGCAAGCCGGGGGAGCGCACCGACCAACAGCAGGCCAAGGTTGCCTACTCTGATGCGCTGATCGCCGAGCTGCAGGCGGCGGACGTGCTGGTCATCGGCCTGCCGATGTACAACCTGGGCGTTCCGTCGATGCTGAAAGCCTGGATGGATCATGTCGCTCGCGCCGGCATCACCTTCCGCTATACGGCAAACGGGCCCGAGGGGCTACTCGCCAACAAGAAGGTCTACGTTTTCGCCACGCGCGGTGGCCGTTATGCCGGTACTTCCTTTGATACCCAGACCGATTTCGTGCGCAATTTCCTGGGTTTTATCGGCATCACCGAGGTTGAATTTGTTTACGCAGAAGGCCTGAACATGGGCGCGGAAAGCAAGGCAGCCGGGCTGGCAATTGCCCATGCCGAACTGAGCCGCATTGCCAGCTGA
- a CDS encoding N-acetyltransferase: MTETHKCIMSMSITYFVANMSTVAEFLALLDAEPFSTSDVIATDCIASCEGGDVTCTVHYGLDPVKARACDRTWTRFNDELLAFVMGNFEGDERKEVFGTLSLEDAHWEWLAKAAHYRGDEYKWFFLMANGEPQAACMIYHPKASVFGSGDIFYIEYVATAPWNRPNPYKPRVLKGAVPLLLRHVIQYAHAVLNLRYGFSLHALPKACSFYERIGMTPHPKFDKDPLAFYEMEQEKAQTFVEA; the protein is encoded by the coding sequence TTGACTGAAACCCATAAATGCATTATGAGTATGTCTATAACATACTTCGTCGCCAATATGTCAACCGTAGCTGAATTTCTAGCACTTCTAGACGCTGAACCATTTTCAACCAGCGATGTGATCGCAACAGACTGTATCGCTTCGTGCGAAGGGGGAGATGTTACGTGTACGGTGCATTACGGGCTCGATCCTGTAAAGGCACGTGCGTGTGACCGTACATGGACCCGTTTCAATGATGAACTTCTTGCTTTTGTCATGGGTAATTTTGAAGGTGATGAGCGCAAGGAAGTCTTTGGCACTCTATCGCTTGAAGACGCGCATTGGGAGTGGTTAGCAAAGGCTGCACATTACCGTGGAGATGAGTACAAGTGGTTTTTTCTCATGGCTAATGGTGAGCCGCAGGCGGCCTGTATGATCTATCACCCAAAAGCGAGCGTCTTTGGGAGTGGCGACATTTTCTATATTGAATATGTGGCAACAGCTCCTTGGAATCGTCCTAATCCATACAAGCCCCGCGTTTTAAAAGGTGCAGTTCCTCTATTGCTTCGACATGTCATTCAGTATGCACATGCTGTGCTTAATCTACGATACGGGTTCTCGCTTCACGCATTGCCAAAAGCATGCTCATTCTATGAGCGTATCGGAATGACCCCTCATCCTAAATTTGATAAAGACCCACTTGCGTTCTACGAAATGGAGCAAGAAAAGGCCCAGACATTTGTGGAGGCGTAA
- a CDS encoding ABC-F family ATP-binding cassette domain-containing protein encodes MIILKNVALRRGTKVLLDNASVTLNPGEKVGLVGRNGAGKSSLFAVLNGSLHEDGGDVSIPSQWRMSQVAQDMPETEQTATEFVIEGDTTLLAAQQEVTEAEAGEDYMRMAHAYTALNDAGAHDAPARAQALILGLGFSVAELQQPVNSFSGGWRMRLQLARALMCPSDLLLLDEPTNHLDLDALVWLEAWLKQYAGTMVVISHDREFLDAVTNVTLHVDNAKLVRYGGNYSKFEDMRAEQLVLQQAAQAKQQEKMAHLQKFIDRFKAKASKAKQAQSRVKALERMEKIAPVLADAEFQFEFKEPQSLPNSMLSMTGAVFGYPAPEGAPEDTAPTVIVRNVNRTVLAGQRIGILGANGQGKSTLVKTVAEALQAVGGEIIRGKGLNIGYFSQQELDVLRPEDDPLQHMFRLVRDTPAAMRPSANDCREQGLRNFLGTFNFSGDMVKQAVGSMSGGEKARLVLCMIVWQRPNLLLLDEPTNHLDLATREALSVALNEFEGSVMLVSHDRALLRAVCDEFWMVSRGGVSDFAGDLDDYQVYLLEEAKRRREEAAGKR; translated from the coding sequence ATGATCATTCTGAAAAACGTGGCCTTGCGCCGCGGTACCAAAGTCCTGCTCGACAACGCGTCGGTGACGCTCAATCCTGGGGAGAAAGTCGGCCTCGTCGGCCGCAACGGCGCAGGTAAATCTTCGTTGTTCGCGGTGCTGAACGGCTCGCTGCACGAAGACGGCGGCGATGTGTCGATCCCGTCACAATGGCGTATGTCACAGGTGGCGCAGGACATGCCGGAAACGGAGCAGACGGCGACCGAGTTTGTGATCGAAGGCGATACCACCCTGCTCGCCGCGCAGCAGGAGGTGACCGAGGCCGAGGCCGGCGAAGACTACATGCGCATGGCGCACGCCTATACCGCGCTCAACGATGCCGGCGCCCACGACGCGCCGGCACGGGCGCAGGCGCTGATTCTCGGGTTGGGTTTCAGCGTCGCCGAGCTGCAGCAGCCGGTGAACAGCTTTTCCGGCGGCTGGCGCATGCGGCTGCAACTGGCACGCGCGCTGATGTGTCCGTCCGACCTGCTGCTGCTGGATGAGCCGACCAACCACCTGGATCTGGACGCGCTGGTATGGCTGGAAGCGTGGTTGAAGCAGTACGCCGGCACCATGGTGGTGATCAGCCATGACCGCGAATTCCTCGATGCCGTCACCAACGTGACGCTGCACGTCGACAATGCCAAGCTGGTGCGCTACGGCGGCAACTACAGCAAGTTCGAGGACATGCGTGCCGAACAGCTGGTCCTGCAGCAGGCGGCGCAGGCCAAGCAGCAGGAAAAGATGGCGCATCTGCAGAAGTTCATCGATCGCTTCAAGGCCAAGGCCAGCAAGGCGAAGCAGGCGCAGAGCCGCGTCAAGGCGCTGGAGCGGATGGAGAAGATTGCGCCGGTGTTGGCCGATGCCGAGTTCCAGTTCGAATTCAAGGAGCCGCAGAGCCTGCCGAACTCGATGCTGTCGATGACCGGCGCGGTGTTCGGCTATCCGGCGCCGGAGGGCGCGCCGGAAGACACTGCGCCGACGGTGATCGTGCGCAACGTGAACCGCACCGTGCTGGCCGGGCAGCGTATCGGCATTCTCGGTGCCAACGGCCAGGGCAAGTCGACGCTGGTGAAAACCGTGGCCGAGGCGCTGCAGGCGGTCGGGGGCGAGATCATTCGCGGCAAGGGGCTCAATATCGGCTACTTCTCGCAGCAGGAGCTGGACGTGCTGCGGCCGGAGGACGATCCGCTGCAGCACATGTTCCGTCTGGTGCGCGACACCCCGGCGGCGATGCGGCCGTCGGCCAACGATTGCCGCGAGCAGGGGCTGCGCAATTTCCTCGGCACCTTCAACTTCAGCGGCGACATGGTGAAGCAGGCGGTCGGCAGCATGAGCGGCGGCGAGAAGGCGCGGCTGGTGCTGTGCATGATCGTGTGGCAGCGGCCGAACCTGCTGCTGCTGGATGAACCGACCAACCATCTGGACCTCGCCACCCGCGAGGCGCTGAGCGTGGCGCTGAACGAGTTCGAAGGCTCGGTGATGCTGGTCAGCCACGACCGGGCGTTGCTGCGCGCGGTGTGCGACGAATTCTGGATGGTGTCGCGTGGCGGGGTCAGCGATTTCGCGGGCGATCTGGACGATTACCAGGTCTACCTGCTGGAAGAGGCCAAGCGCCGGCGAGAAGAAGCGGCCGGAAAGCGTTAA
- the ycaC gene encoding isochorismate family cysteine hydrolase YcaC, whose product MSKPYVKLDKNNAAVLLVDHQAGLSSLVRDIDPDKFRNNVLALADLAKYFKLPTILTTSFENGPNGPLMSELKDTFPDAPYIARPGQINAWDNEDFVAAVKATGKKQLIIAGIVTEVCVAFPALSALAEGYEVFVVTDASGTFNEVTRQSAWDRMSTAGAQLMTWFGVACELHRDWRNDVEGLGTLFANHIPDYRNLINSYTTVQNSK is encoded by the coding sequence ATGAGCAAGCCCTACGTCAAACTCGACAAGAACAACGCCGCCGTGTTGCTGGTAGATCACCAGGCCGGCCTGTCCTCCCTGGTGCGCGATATCGACCCGGACAAGTTCCGCAACAACGTGCTGGCGCTGGCTGATCTGGCCAAGTACTTCAAGCTGCCAACCATCCTGACCACCAGCTTTGAAAACGGCCCCAACGGCCCGCTGATGAGCGAGCTGAAGGATACCTTTCCGGATGCGCCATACATCGCCCGGCCGGGCCAGATCAACGCCTGGGACAATGAAGACTTCGTGGCGGCGGTGAAGGCCACCGGCAAGAAACAGCTGATCATCGCCGGCATCGTTACCGAAGTCTGCGTTGCCTTCCCGGCACTGTCCGCACTGGCGGAAGGCTACGAAGTGTTCGTGGTAACCGATGCCTCCGGCACCTTCAATGAGGTGACCCGCCAGTCGGCCTGGGATCGCATGTCCACCGCCGGCGCCCAGCTGATGACCTGGTTCGGCGTTGCCTGCGAACTGCACCGCGACTGGCGCAACGATGTCGAGGGCCTGGGCACCCTGTTTGCCAACCACATCCCCGACTACCGCAACCTGATCAACAGCTACACCACCGTACAGAACAGCAAATAA
- a CDS encoding NUDIX domain-containing protein, with protein sequence MDRDYPTPAVSVDIVLLTLAEGGLKVALHRREHDPCRGQLALPGGYVHVDEDASADATALRVLKQKTGLVPRYLEQLRTFAGPDRDPRGWSVAISHVALIPLEELRGVGDGVFHFYDVDQLPELAFDHAEQVREAVQRVRNKASYSTLPCWLLPELFTLTQLQRTYEQIFGETVSRGTFRSRLGIRVGDARPGESADEADILIATDEFLGGSQRPARLFRVNHLSLFKRACW encoded by the coding sequence ATGGATAGGGACTACCCAACGCCGGCAGTCAGTGTCGACATCGTGTTGCTCACTTTGGCCGAAGGCGGCTTGAAAGTGGCGTTGCATCGCCGGGAGCATGATCCCTGCCGAGGGCAGCTGGCCCTCCCCGGGGGGTACGTCCATGTGGATGAGGATGCATCGGCCGACGCGACAGCGTTGCGAGTACTCAAGCAGAAAACCGGCCTGGTGCCGCGCTATCTGGAGCAGCTACGCACCTTCGCCGGACCGGACCGCGATCCACGCGGCTGGTCGGTGGCCATCTCACATGTAGCGCTGATTCCACTGGAGGAGCTGCGGGGGGTAGGGGACGGTGTTTTCCACTTCTACGACGTGGACCAGCTGCCGGAGCTGGCCTTCGACCATGCCGAGCAAGTCCGCGAGGCCGTACAGCGGGTGCGCAACAAGGCCAGCTATTCCACCCTGCCCTGCTGGTTGTTGCCGGAGTTGTTCACGTTGACCCAGTTGCAGCGCACCTATGAACAGATATTTGGAGAGACCGTCTCGCGAGGCACTTTCCGCTCGCGTCTTGGCATCAGAGTTGGAGATGCCAGGCCAGGGGAGTCGGCAGACGAGGCGGATATCCTGATTGCTACCGACGAATTTCTCGGCGGCAGCCAACGCCCGGCCAGGCTGTTTCGCGTCAACCATCTGAGCTTGTTCAAGCGGGCTTGCTGGTAG
- the prs gene encoding ribose-phosphate diphosphokinase, whose translation MIKVYAVSRDGASQDIEVNTTMFPGGEVHVSVGLDIPADSLRLHAHLPNAAAVMTLLLVTDALRRAYPGLPLSLHMPYVPYARQDRVANPGEALSAKVFCDLINAQGYSRVLIQDPHSDVVPALLDRVVIEDPLPALRKVLAQVGPVALVAPDAGARKRVLKLAQQLGCDVVFADKVRDTRTGAITGTQVAGSLPALPLLVVDDICDGGRTFTELATVLRARQIEQDLHAPLYLYVTHGIFSKGPEPLLAHYRQLFTRNNWSGDLRCALV comes from the coding sequence ATGATCAAGGTTTACGCGGTATCGCGCGACGGGGCCTCGCAAGACATCGAGGTCAACACCACGATGTTTCCCGGGGGTGAAGTCCATGTATCGGTGGGGCTGGATATTCCGGCCGACTCTTTGCGGTTGCATGCCCATCTGCCGAATGCAGCGGCGGTGATGACGCTGCTCCTGGTGACCGATGCCTTGCGCCGCGCCTATCCCGGCCTGCCGCTGTCATTACACATGCCGTACGTGCCCTATGCCCGTCAGGATCGCGTGGCCAACCCCGGCGAAGCCCTCAGTGCCAAGGTCTTCTGCGATCTGATCAATGCCCAGGGCTACAGCCGGGTGCTGATCCAGGACCCGCATAGCGATGTTGTACCGGCGCTGCTGGACCGGGTTGTCATCGAAGACCCCTTGCCAGCGTTACGCAAGGTGTTGGCCCAGGTGGGACCGGTGGCACTGGTGGCGCCGGATGCCGGCGCGCGCAAGCGTGTGCTCAAGCTGGCGCAACAACTCGGCTGCGACGTGGTATTTGCGGACAAGGTACGCGACACCCGCACAGGGGCCATCACCGGTACACAGGTGGCTGGCTCGCTGCCAGCACTGCCATTGCTGGTGGTCGACGACATCTGCGATGGCGGTCGCACTTTCACCGAGCTGGCTACAGTGCTGCGGGCTCGGCAGATCGAACAGGATCTGCATGCGCCGCTTTACCTGTATGTGACCCACGGCATTTTCAGCAAGGGGCCAGAGCCGCTGCTGGCTCACTACCGACAGCTTTTCACCCGCAACAACTGGAGCGGCGATCTGCGCTGCGCACTGGTCTGA
- a CDS encoding ImmA/IrrE family metallo-endopeptidase produces the protein MDFDDFDLYPITPNLIVDNEAVYRSIEATYDALQKLPRKSRAHAEGISLSRLVSEYSRLENKGHALFRRGSDVDDTLQLLWMTKARYQASVTLASGQFQTFAGLSEDNLAKIRELSKDPKTLSNVKPLLAEYGVVLVYEPSLPSLKIDGAAFKLENGTPVVALSLRYHRYDNYWFTLMHELAHVALHIADLDDPIIDDFDESSSDLIELEANKLASDILIDPADWRTCRAKGTRDIKDVIAFAKEIGTHPAIVAGRIRNEQNRFELFSKLVNEVNVREILGE, from the coding sequence ATGGATTTTGATGATTTTGATTTGTACCCGATAACACCGAATCTAATAGTCGATAATGAGGCTGTATATAGGTCTATTGAGGCAACGTATGATGCTCTTCAGAAGCTTCCGAGAAAATCTAGAGCACATGCCGAAGGGATATCGCTTTCACGGTTAGTTAGCGAGTATTCCCGACTGGAAAATAAAGGACACGCATTATTTCGTCGTGGTTCGGACGTTGATGATACCCTGCAACTTTTGTGGATGACTAAAGCGCGTTATCAAGCAAGTGTAACTTTGGCATCAGGCCAATTTCAGACGTTCGCAGGATTGTCCGAGGATAATCTTGCTAAAATTAGAGAACTGAGTAAAGACCCGAAGACATTGAGCAACGTAAAGCCGTTGCTTGCAGAGTATGGTGTTGTACTTGTTTATGAACCATCATTACCTTCTCTAAAAATTGATGGTGCTGCATTTAAGCTTGAGAACGGAACTCCAGTTGTTGCATTGAGCTTGCGTTATCACCGTTATGATAACTATTGGTTTACGCTAATGCACGAATTGGCGCATGTCGCCTTACATATCGCTGACCTAGATGACCCAATTATAGATGACTTCGATGAGTCATCCAGTGATTTAATCGAGCTTGAGGCGAATAAGCTTGCCTCAGATATTCTTATTGACCCTGCGGACTGGCGAACCTGTCGTGCTAAAGGAACGAGAGATATCAAAGACGTAATAGCTTTTGCCAAGGAAATTGGGACGCATCCAGCAATTGTTGCCGGCCGGATACGCAATGAACAAAATAGATTTGAACTATTTTCTAAGTTGGTAAATGAGGTTAATGTTCGAGAGATTCTTGGTGAATGA
- a CDS encoding sce7726 family protein has product MKNINLNDPTIRKALLEKLSGLPTPPRRILEELTVHEGKAIADVVAVHQTPHCYEIKGEKDSISRVIIQGKYYDAAFQKITLVTTERHLDTALRIAPPHWGIMLARLKRDSIIFRYIRKAKKSPSFQSQTALLTLWRSELIELAQFYCLNKPEKLNRQELSENIAHKLSKDSTDIEIAKKLTARIYKTTKSRSM; this is encoded by the coding sequence GTGAAAAATATTAATTTAAATGACCCAACGATTCGCAAAGCATTATTAGAAAAATTGTCGGGGCTTCCTACCCCTCCAAGACGCATACTTGAGGAACTCACGGTCCACGAAGGGAAGGCGATCGCCGACGTAGTTGCGGTACATCAAACACCACACTGCTATGAGATTAAAGGGGAGAAAGACAGCATCTCACGAGTAATCATCCAGGGAAAATACTATGATGCCGCATTTCAAAAAATAACCTTAGTAACTACTGAAAGGCACCTCGACACTGCGCTTCGGATCGCCCCGCCGCATTGGGGAATCATGTTGGCACGTTTAAAACGCGACAGTATTATTTTCCGATATATACGAAAAGCAAAGAAGAGCCCTAGCTTTCAATCACAAACAGCGCTACTCACTTTGTGGCGTTCAGAGCTAATTGAACTAGCTCAATTTTACTGTCTCAACAAGCCAGAAAAATTAAATCGCCAAGAATTGTCAGAGAACATTGCGCACAAGTTATCAAAGGATTCAACAGACATCGAGATTGCAAAAAAACTTACAGCCAGGATTTATAAAACCACAAAATCTCGGAGCATGTAG